Genomic window (Methanobrevibacter sp.):
TTCATGAACTTAAAAAAGGTTATACAATCATTATTGTAACGCATAATATGCAACAGGCATCAAGAGTTTCAGATTACACCTCCTTTTTCTTAAATGGAGAGATTATTGAAAGTGGAAGGACAGAACAGATATTTGTAAGTCCAAAAGAACAAAAAACAGAAGAATATATAACCGGAAGGTTCGGATAATAAATCAAATTAAGGAGGTATAATAATGAATGAAAAATCTCCAAGCATCACATTTCAAAATAGAATTAACAATATTAAAGAAGGTTATGAAGAATTAGGAAATTTAACCATTAAATTAACTGGAACTGTTGTCAGATTGCTTGAAAACTATGATGAAACAGATTTTGAAAATATTGAAGAATGTTCTACTACAATAGATATTAAAACAATTGATTTAGAAAGAGAATGTATTAAATTCATGGCTACAGAACAGCCTTTAGCTAAGGATTTGATGTTTATCGAATCAACACTTCGGGTAATAAGCCATTTTAAAAGAATTTCTCATTTATGTTTAAAAATTGCTAAATTAATTAAAAACATTCAATGTGCAGACATTCCTGAAAAAATTCTTAAAGAATTGGAGTATATGGGAGATTATACCTTGATTATATTAAAAAAATCGTTCTTTGTATTTTCAAATCAGGATTTGGATAAAGCAAAAGAATTACCTATTGATGATGATAGAATCGATGAGAAGTATGACTCAATTTTAAATGAAGTTACCGAAAATATGATTAAAAATAATGAGTTGATTCCCTATTTTGTTGATGTTATTTTTCTGGCCAGATACTTTGAGAGAATTGCAGATAAATCAGTTAGCATAGGATCTAGAACAATATTCATGTTAACATTGAGAAGACCAAGTATTGATGATTGAATTTTGAATAATTTTATTTCTAGTGAGTATAAATCTTTCATTCACTTAAATATTTTTTATATTTCATTACTAAAATTTCA
Coding sequences:
- a CDS encoding PhoU domain-containing protein, which encodes MNEKSPSITFQNRINNIKEGYEELGNLTIKLTGTVVRLLENYDETDFENIEECSTTIDIKTIDLERECIKFMATEQPLAKDLMFIESTLRVISHFKRISHLCLKIAKLIKNIQCADIPEKILKELEYMGDYTLIILKKSFFVFSNQDLDKAKELPIDDDRIDEKYDSILNEVTENMIKNNELIPYFVDVIFLARYFERIADKSVSIGSRTIFMLTLRRPSIDD